AGACCAACCGCTTTCATGAAGCGTTTGCTTTGTTTGATAGGATGAAAGCAGAGAATAATAATGTGTTGGATAAGTTTGTGGCAACCACTATGTTGTCTGCTTGTACCGGATTAGGTGCTTTAGATCAAGGGAAGTGGATACACGAGTACATTAAGAGGAATGGGATTGAATTGGATTCCAAACTCACTACTGCAATTGTTGACATGTATTGCAAATGTGGTTGCTTGGAGAAGGCTTTGCAAGTTTTTCACAGCTTGCCTTTGCCTTGTAGATGGATTTCTTCCTGGAACTGCATGATTGGGGGGTTAGCAATGCATGGTAATGGAGAGGCTGCAATTCAACTTTTCAAAGAGATGGAGAGACAGAGGGTAGCTCCTGATGACATCACTTTTCTGAATCTCCTCACTGCCTGTGCGCATTCAGGGTTAGTTGAGGAGGGGCGTAACTACTTCAGTTACATGATCCGAGTTTATGGAATTGAGCCCAGAATGGAGCACTTTGGATGCATGGTTGATTTACTTGGAAGAGCTGGAATGGTGCCGGAGGCTAGAAAGCTTATCGATGAGATGCCTGTGAGTCCTGATGTCACTGTTCTAGGCACTCTTCTAGGAGCCTGTAAGAAGCACAGAAACATTGAGTTGGGAGAGGAAATAGGGAGAAGAGTTATCGAACTAGAACCTAACAATAGTGGACGCTATGTATTGTTAGCCAACTTATATGCCAACGCTGGTAAATGGGAAGATGCTGCTAAAGTGAGGAAACTGATGGATGATAGGGGAGTAAAGAAGGCTCCGGGCTTTTCCATGATTGAGCTACAAGGTACTGTTCATGAATTTATCGCTGGTGAAAGAAATCATCCTCAAGCTAAAGAATTGCATGCCAAAGTTTATGAGATGCTGGAACATCTAAAATCTGTTGGCTATGTGGCTGATACCAATGGAGTACTGCATGGCCATGACTTTGATGAGGAGGAAGATGGAGAGAACCCATTATACTATCACAGCGAGAAACTTGCCATTGCCTTTGGGCTATCAAGGACTAAACCTGGGGAAACTCTtcgtatattaaaaaatctgcGGATCTGTGAAGATTGTCACCATGCATGCAAACTTATTTCAACGGTTTTTGATCGAGAAATAATTGTAAGAGATAGAACTCGGTTTCACCGTTTTAAAATGGGCCAGTGCTCCTGCCAGGATTACTGGTAAGTGGGTGGTCATGGTGATTTATGGACCTTGTATCAAAATATCGCAGTAGATATAAAATCATAGAAActgagtttttcttctctttgttcCTCCCTTTTTTTATCCGAGCAGAAACCAACTATATCATAGATCGAAAAAGATGCACACAAAACAGATTCAGAAATCAAAACATCGAAAGAACGATAGAATATCATGCTCTGTATTGATTCCCTAAAGAGAGGTATATTTAAACTGAAAAGTGGGGACATAATACATGGAAGTTGTTTTACCCAAAAATACAGTACTTTCAACAAGTTGGTCATGAGAAGTTTACATAACATCTTGTTCTGTGTGTTTTTAATCAATAGATTTTGTCGGGGAAGAGGCACTAGGAAAGATGTATCCTCTATGGTACGCACCCTTGTTAATTGCTGCTTCTTTGTGAATGAATGGCTCCGATGCCCGGGCACTAATGTGATGGATGAGCCCCGGAACTGTTTGTCTTTCTCTATA
The DNA window shown above is from Populus trichocarpa isolate Nisqually-1 chromosome 4, P.trichocarpa_v4.1, whole genome shotgun sequence and carries:
- the LOC18098439 gene encoding pentatricopeptide repeat-containing protein At5g66520, yielding MMMMMSMSMNMSSSSSSVQVQMHVEPFHFEKCQSMSQLRQYHSQIIRLGLSSHNHLIPPLINFCARASTSDALTYALKLFDSIPQPDAFLYNTIIKGFLHSQLLPTNSILLLYSHMLQNSVLPNNFTFPSLLIACRKIQHGMQIHAHLFKFGFGAHSVCLNSLIHMYVTFQALEEARRVFHTIPHPDSVSWTSLISGYSKWGLIDEAFTIFQLMPQKNSASWNAMMAAYVQTNRFHEAFALFDRMKAENNNVLDKFVATTMLSACTGLGALDQGKWIHEYIKRNGIELDSKLTTAIVDMYCKCGCLEKALQVFHSLPLPCRWISSWNCMIGGLAMHGNGEAAIQLFKEMERQRVAPDDITFLNLLTACAHSGLVEEGRNYFSYMIRVYGIEPRMEHFGCMVDLLGRAGMVPEARKLIDEMPVSPDVTVLGTLLGACKKHRNIELGEEIGRRVIELEPNNSGRYVLLANLYANAGKWEDAAKVRKLMDDRGVKKAPGFSMIELQGTVHEFIAGERNHPQAKELHAKVYEMLEHLKSVGYVADTNGVLHGHDFDEEEDGENPLYYHSEKLAIAFGLSRTKPGETLRILKNLRICEDCHHACKLISTVFDREIIVRDRTRFHRFKMGQCSCQDYW